The following DNA comes from Hypomesus transpacificus isolate Combined female chromosome 5, fHypTra1, whole genome shotgun sequence.
CCCTCGCTCCACAGAAGGCTCCTAGTCTACACGGCCTCCTGCGGACCTCCTCAGCTCTTTCTTCATTCTCGCTTCGCTGCCTCTCTGCGGGCGTCCTTCGCTCGCCCTCTCTCCGTCCACGTCCCCGTCTCCCGGGAGACCGTGCACATGTGGAGACGCGAGTTCTGGATGGATGAGTCTCCCATCACGATGAGGGAAGTTTCTTGCTctccagagacagagactgCAGCCAAGGTCACAGACCCTACTCACGCTGGCCCGAACCCACATTTCTCGAcgacaaaagaaaagaaaaaaaatgtctaCACCCTGACCTATATCCATTTATAAGAGGATGTCATAGTCATTGATTTCCTGAACTCTACCCGTCAGCTGTTAAGGAACTTCAGAGCGGTATCCTCTGCGTCGGAGCCAAGAAAACCCCCAAAGTCAGAGTCTCTCTCGCTCCGGGAGtcgggatggggagagaggttcCTGGAGGCTGATGTATTGTTAATGACCTCGAGTGTGTTTCCCACAGTAGGCTGAGGGACAGAGTGCACCTGATCCATTAGGAGATGGCCTTTCATGTCTGTGTGATGACAGAGCAGGATGAGGccccaccgccccccctccctccgggACACACAGCCAGGGTCACTCCCAGGACGACAGCGTTTGACTTGGCATCGGACGGCACATACACCAGGCCGGACCAAACACACCCCTctgaacctgtgtgtttgtactgtatttataagtgtgtgtgtgtgtgtgggtgtgtgttggaagCACTCAATATGGCTCGCAGATGCATAGACGCATGGAAAATGTTCTTTCCTTTGACACACAGCTGTTTGATTCAGAGTTTCAGATCAGGCTTGTGTTGCTCTTGGCCAGATCTCGAAGGCCTCCTGTTTTCTCTCCCAGCCTGTCTGAGAGGGAGCTCCCTAACAGGCCCCAAGGCTGCCTGGACCAGCGTCTACAGAGTCCAAGTGTAAAACTCCGGTCAAAGACGGACGGAGCGAAGGTCAAGGATTTTTTCTAAAAGCCACGAGACGGCCCTGTTACCTGAGTGTCTGAATAAGGAAGAAAGGAATCAAATCATTGTGAATCTTATTGATCACCGGAGGTTATGTCTCGGGCTGGAACAGCAGGAGCCAGTCATTTATAGATACTATCGGTGCACATGCTCAAATGTGGGCATCCAATTACACacccgcacgcacgcacacagtacCAACCGCAGGAACTACCACAGCCCCAGCAATCAGTCTCCTGGGATTCATTCTAACCTGCCTATGTGACAGTTGATCAGCTTTATTATGATACATGTGCCTCAGCAAAGCTTATCCTGTCTGTCCGTAATGGACGACTCCTCCTAAGCAGTGTGGATGTACTGTTGGTATGGTAATAAACCCTAGAACACCCAGGACTGTTCCACCGTTTAGACGTTCTCCCTGTGTCTTCGGCATGAGGAAACCATTTACGAGCAACGCTCTGCGTGCAGCCACCCACTGGCTCCGAGGAAGACAGCAGCTGATTGGCCGGCTCATCTCGAGTTCAGAAACCGAGCCTGCGAGTGGCTGGTGAGGGAAATGAAGACAGACAGGCGAGGTGTGGGACTGGAGAGGGCCTTCGGAGAACAAAAGGAAAAGAGTGATGTAATCCCTCGGAGGAATAAAGACGCCGGATGGAGCTTCATATCTAAAGTGTAATTGGAGGACGGGCCGAGGAGAAACAGATGCTGTTGTTATGCTTTATGTCCTGTTATAGGAAATGCCTTTTCAACTGATAAAAGATCTGTTTTCATCTGGAGCATGCCGGGTGTGTATtattatcgtgtgtgtgtgtgtgtgtgttggtgtgtgtgtgtgtcacaggaaACCACATCTCAAAGTGAGAAGAGGAAGACTGGGACATGGGAGCCATTTGCTTAGGTGCACCAGAATCACGGAAGTGCACCCACGCACacccacctacccacccacgcacacccacctacccacccacgcacacccacctacccacccacgcacacccacctacccacccacgcacacccacctacccacccacgcacacccacctacccacccacgcacacccacctacccacccacgcacacccacctacccacccacgcacacccacctacccacccacgcacacccacctacccacccacgcacacccATTCCATGTCAGTCATACTCTAGGCCAGGACTGTGACCGGACTCTCATGTAAATAATTGAATGGAAAAGTTACTTCTCTCCTCCACAACAGGCAGTTGAACATGAGTTCACGTATGCCTCTAGAAACACACTCAGCGAAACAGACTGAGGGACTGCTGCCAAGACTGCAATTACCTGTCACCTCGAAACCTTGTACCTTCTCACCCccgccaccctcccccacccggACACCACCCTCCAGGTCCTGAGACGAATACTGCAGCAGCCCTCCGCAGGATCCAGGACTCCCTCCCACCTcagggtggagagaaggagggcgtTTCGGGCATTGAAGGAACATATGTATGGCAATACCTTTCATTCGGATGGTTCATTCTGCTACCCGTTCTAAAGATGAACATTCATAAACAGATTGGTATACGGATCCAAAACTGCCGTGGGACAAAAAGGTCTTGGACTTACACTTTGTCGGTGTAGGCTGGCGGGGGGACCCTGCGCGCGGTGAAGATGACGATGATCACCACGGCgatgaggaagagagcgaggaCCGCCCCCAGGGCGGCTCCCGCCACGGCGATGGAGTTGTACCTCTGCTCCTGTGACTGGTCTgggacacaacacagacaggactAGAACATCTGGACCGACGTAGCACAGcactgcacatacacacacacagagccgagTACAGCAccgcactgcacacacacacacagagcagagtacagcaccgcacagcactgcacacacacagagcacagcaccgcacagcactgcacacacacacagagcaaagtACAGCaccgcacagcacacacacagagcagagtacagcaccgcacagccctgcacacacacagagcagagtacagcaccgcacagcactgcacacacacagagcacagcaccgcacagcactgcacacacacacagagcaaagtACAGCaccgcacagcacacacacagagcagagtacagcaccgcacagccctgcacacacacagagcagagtacagcaccgcacagcactgcacacacacacagagcagagtacagcacagcacactATTGCACGACACGACACAGCGTAACACAGCATGGCACAGCCTAACATACCCCAGATATCCACTGTGTTATTGATAGCATTGtgtctgtttgagtgtgtgtgtgtgtgtttaaggagGCATATGTATACTGCGGGCTGTAAAGCGTGTCAGCTGGCTGGGTCTCGCAGCCCTGACTCGGTGTAATTAGGGGCTCCATGCTGCTGGAGGCTCCACTGGGCTCCAGTCACTCTTCACCTTCACCTTCCCAACCCTCCATCCTcccattcttctctctctctctctctctctctctgtctctctctgtctctctctctctattactcCTCTGAGGTGAGCAGTCCTGGTGCCTTGGCAACGTCTCTGCGGACTGTTCGTTAGATCACATGCTCGTTATCCACGACATCGGGGGGTCCACAGAGGGGATTAACATTGATCAAGATTAATTAAGATTAATCAAACTCACAGAAAGCTAGCCTATGGCCAGTTAGAGCCAATTACAGACCACCCTTGAGGGTCTATGTGGGATGTTGGTAATatggtgtgagagagggatTGGAAAGAAGCATGTTTTAGAAGGAGGGGGAGCGGGTGGGGGTAAAAACAGAACAGTGAGTGTGACAGCCAAGTCCAGTTGCTTAGCTCCCTGAGCGCTGGCAAAATCAATAATGTGCTGAGACGAGAATCCAAAGTAACATCTCAATTACGATGCAGAACAAACAAGCTGGGACCTTGGGCCGACCCCTGAACGCTGCTCTCCTCTTcacgcctctccctccctccttccccctccttatcccttcctccttccagccccctccccgtgACCAACAGGAGCAGGTATTGGATCTATCTGTAGAGCGGAGGGCGAGTACACTGTACTAAAGCGCGgtttggaaaaaaaacaagCCCTTGAGCTCTcaagtgagacaggagaggcgAACCGTGGACTGTTACTCATAGAATAACCTTTTCCTTTGATAACCATGACAACAAGCTCTTGGGGATGAGTCAAGCACGACGACCTTAACTAAAGCGTGAGCACTTTGCCTGACAACAAAGGCCCTCTCGGAGACACCTGAGCTAATGGCTTTCCCCGCCGTGCACCCTTGGGGAGTCGAGAtcccaaacacaaacaagatAGAGCCCTCCATCCAGGCGATACCTCTTAAAACGGGATTGTGGACACAGGTGGAGGTTTAATCCACTGCCAGGGTCTCTAAAGCTCCTTCCCTTTCACTGTCCGTCCACTGGTCTCAGCCCACTGCTAACAGACAAGGCCTAACTCGGATCCCCATGAATGGGCAGGGGGAAGCAGAGGTCTGTGTCTCAGCGAGGGTCGGGGCCACGGTTAACCCCTCGGaggtgacaacacacacacctccctgacaCGAGCGTCAcaccgagggagggaggggtcacaCGCTTCCCCTCTCGAGACAATCGTCATCCCCAAACCTCTGCAGCAAAGGTCAAGGGTCGCCGCAGCACCACGCCCCTGAGGGAGCAGATGTTCATGTTGTGGGCGGCTCGGGTGAAATCCTAGGGTGGAGCCGTGGTGCATGGGTGGTCTGACGCACTGTCAAGCATCTGTCACTTCACACAATCCTGGCGGTCTCTTGTAATCCAGCTCCATTTTAACAGTGACTGGTGTTGCCTATAGACTATCCTAGACTATTTATCTTTCATTTTAACGATCATCGAACAACACACTGCTGTCGTCACGGAGTGGTTTTTCCACCTCCCTCTGCGTTCAATTAGAAAGTCTTAGTGTGGGCAGAACAATAAGATAAGATCAGTCAGATCAATTAATTGATTTCTAAATGGAGGTTTTACAGTAATTCATGCATGTCTGACTGGAAATCATTACAGCAGGAGAGCTCGATTTCTCCTTCTTTTCCAGAGCAAATCTGCAGAAGAGTCGTCCCCACACGGAACTGAGCGCGCTCCACTTCAAGGTCGATGAAACCTTGAAAGACATTGTCTCAATGAGAGTGACTGCATGTCTGGACTGGCACAGAAATGGAGACTTTCTGAACGGAGCTTGTCACGGTGACACGGGCCAAGGTCACCAGTGATTTCTGCTCCCTGCCGTGTCCTGTTAGGAGCAGCAGGTTATAATGAGCCATTTGAAACCCCAATGGCttattctctcactctcctctgtccttcagCAACCCCTTTTACCttgctcctccagccccctccccctgcctgtcTCCACCTTTCTccctacctgcctgtctctctcttcctctctctctctctcgctctctgtctctctctctctctctctctcagagcagGTAGAGGCGGTGCGATGGAGTACTGAGGGAGACAGCCTCTGTCACCAGCTCCAGATGAGGCTGTTGCCATGGGGACAGAGTCAATGGCCTGGAGAGAAGGCCTCGGGGGCAGACATAAACACAGAGCGTTTGATTTCACCAGCTGGGAGACGCCGGGGGAgagacgtggggggggggggaggggcacgcAGAAAGGAGCCGAGCCGTAGAGGAGAGCGAGGGCAATTTCTGTTCTGTCACTAAGCCAGTCGAGAGGACAACTGAACCacaagagaggtgggggggggtaaaaaAACAGAGTAGAGCTCCTTGATCTCTGCTGACTCTTTAGAAAAGCAGGTGGGGAGAAGGTTGGAAGAGTTGAAATTATCCAATCAATTCCTTAGATGGAACGTCGGAAGGCAGAGAAGTGGTGGAGCAGAGAGGATGTGCAAGAGACCGttcgggcgtgtgtgtgtgccgtgggctcggagcgtgtgtgtttggagtgtgtgtgtgtgcgcgcactgATTGAGGGGTGCTCAGTCTGTGCGGGGAGCGAGGGGAGCAACAGATGACGTCACCTGCGGAGGCACACAGACACTGATCAGTCTGAGGAGCTGTCTGCGAGCACGCGTTCTCTCAGTCTACCAGCTGCCAATCAGTCCAGGAAGAAAACTCACAGAAAAAAAGGTGCTTTATTGAAAACAAAAGTATCTCGAAAGATTTACAAAACAATGTTCGTCGTCATTGATACAGCATATGATTTTTTTTGTactctttttttgtattttttgaaCGTTTATTTGTATTAATTTTTTGAACGTCTcgctttaaatcatttgaactTACAGTACCCCGTCTCTTCTTTATGTACAATACAAACGTGAACACACGGGAAGGTGCTTGCGAGGACATAAGTGAAAAGTCTCCTTCAGAGGCCTCGTGAGAGGGTGCGGCGCCCTGGCGCTCCCCTGTCCGAAGGCGGACTGGACACAGGCGCTCCGTGGGACCTGTGCGTGATCGCTAGTCTAGTCAAGCACAGCTTTCTCTGGGTGCTTTGCCACTCGCACGTCGCGAGCGTCGTCATGCGAGCAAAAATAATGCCGTCGTCAAACTTCATGCTGTAGAGAGAAGACAGAACAGAGGATATGGCACAAGAGACAGTCCCTCAGAAGCCAAATGGAGTAAACAGAAGAAGGAAGTCGGCAAACAAAGCCGCCTCCCGCAGCGGGGGACCGAAGAGGTCGCTTCTTCATCTGTGAAAAGGTTAACAGCAATAAATAATAGCATCTTATTACTTTCTAACTCCTGTTTCTCTGGGATAAGGCACCAGTCACATTACTGAACCCAGAAGAGTGACAGAAAGCTTTCAAAGCCAGGAAGATGGATTCCCATTCCTCCCTCTACTTAACATAACAGATGAACCCCACCAAACTGACAGCCCGCTTTCCCCCCTCACCGACTCCCACAGAATTCATGAGTCTCGCGTCTCGCGTCTCGCTGTGAGCAGTGCTGCCTGGTAATACAACAAAAAGCACTTCTAActacagtaagtgtgtgtggagtgtctgTACTTGTGGAGCTGGTTTCACAGTCGTCCTACCGTTTCAGGAAGGTCTAGCATTACATCCATTGAACTCTACTTAGGGCTGCACATCCCTGTACGATAAGGTGATACACAAAGTGATTCATATCAACAAATAATCAAGTGCTATTGATTCGTCAACACCGTTATCTGAGAGAGTGTAACCGCACCCACATACATTGCTGAGATCCTGCTGCAAAGACAGATTCTACTTTAATACCTGACAAGACTCAAGAGGTTGGCACTTACGCATgggtacaaaaacaaaaaaaaaagtactaACTGACGTCAAAGTGTTCACTATCCACACAATCTGCTCActgccacgtgtgtgtgtgtgtgtgtgccacgaGCCTGTACTTTGCTCTCTATCTCTGAGTACCAGGCCAGAGATACACTGAAATGAAATCTGGAATGAATATTGAAATCATTCAGAGAAacaagttctctctctctctcgtggccTCACCCTgctttttctcctccctccctccctccctccctccctccctccctccctccctccctccctccctccctccctccctccctccatccctggggatgattcatccctctctctgttctccaatGGTGGTAAGAAGGCCCTCTCAGGAACTGAGACGCGTGGGTGACTTCATGGTGTACCAGCTCTCCCTTCTACTCTCACATTATACCCCCTTGATGCCATGATCAGACATACGCCTCAAATCCTCCCGACATGGGAACAGATGATCAACTCATGTAAAAAGGTCTTCAGTTGAACTTGagcatttttttctttcaaaaagaCCCACTGAAGTGGCACGGGGTTGCTTTGACCGAGCCAAGACCGTGATTTAGTTTACAAACGTCAATTGGCGTGGCGTTCGACCTCAAAAACCCCACCGGGCAGAGACAGTAGTGCATGAGAAATCAGGCTCCGAACACACATGAAAACAAACGCAACTTTTGCCCTCCAGTGCAGAATACAGGCATGCCCACACCACCGACCAGTGTGGCTAGGCAATCCACACAGTCCACGACGGGGCTCAAACGTCAAGAAAAAGATGCTCTCAGACTAAAGAGTCTTCTTGGGAAAGGAAGGACGAAAACGCTCaacgtgagagagagtgagagtaagagagagggagagaaagagagagagttgtccTTTCTTAAATAACGCACGAGACCCTCTGAgacgtttctcccgtggcgtcTCGTCTCCCTGGCGGAGGAGTCTGACGTGGGAGGGGTCATGGGTCACACGTACCACTCCCTACGAGAGATGACGGAGCCGTCCGTGTGAGACACGTAGTCCCCCTCCGGCCCGCTGTCGTAGCAGTCATCCGACAGGTAGGGGGAGCCGTTGGCcgcgggggcggcgggggggacGTATCTGGCGTGGCCAGGCTGCTGGGGGCTGGAGTAGCGCGGGTGCTCCTGGTGCTGGTGAGCTTCCCTCATGGCCCTGGTGTGGCCGTTGGCCTTCCCCCCCATCTCGTGGCAGTGGCTTTGGTCGTTCAGGTGACGGCGGTCGTGGTTCCGCTCGCGGTCCCCCCACTCCTCGCGGTCGCGGTCCTGGTGGTTGGAGCCGTAGTTGTTACCCGTCTTGGTGGGCTGCAGCTCGTGCTGTGCCGGGGCCTTCTGCATGTCCAAGGGCCCCAGGTACTGCTTTGTGTAATAGTTGCCGCGGAAGGTCTGCTGTTGCCGCAGGTAACAGACCCCGCCCAGcgacagcagcaggaggaggaagagcgcCCCGCCCACCGCCCCGCCCACAATGCTGCCCAGGTTGCTGCTAGGCAGGGCTgccagggtgggggaggtgaagaGAACCTGCCGCTTATCCccccccgaggaggaggaggaggctgcagggaggacGGGCGCAGGGGTTGTGGAGGGCATGGAGGTGGTGGGAGGATctaatggagggaggaaggagaggggccggggaggagggggagggggggagggagggagaggggggcggggggaaaaggagaggttcagggcaggagggagggatggacagacagaaaagTAGAGAATGTCAATGCCAACTACATTAGCATTTTACTACAAAAGGGACATGACAAAACAAACATCAGTTAAATCTAAATTAGATTGCAGCAGCCTCTGGTTTGTTCAGTTCATCAAAATAAAGTATCTGTTGTGGGAAGGTATTTTAAAAGGGTATGGAAGTCACATTAAGAGATGGGAAATTGTCATTTTAGATTATAAATGAGATTGTGGCGATTTCCTTAGTCTATAGCTCACTAGATAGGCTATAGAGAGTAATAGCAAACCAGTGACTGCTGGGAGGAGAAGGCTGTAGATAAAATCACAAAACTATGGAgaagcaggggtggaggggaactGATGTCACTGTTCTAGAAGGGAccagggatggggagggagggtcagtAGCTATGTCGTCCGGGACCTAAATGTCAGAGCAGAACCTGTTGCTATGTCCTTATTTGAAGTGATGCAGCTTTTCTAATGCCCACATAATGCCCAGGGCAGAGGTCTCTCATGACCTCAGCCCATTCTGTGCAGACCAACAGTTTCCAAACACAGGCTTATATGAGCTTTATGAAGAGcttactgtatgtactgtacatcagATCAAAACAGGGAGGCACAGATGTCCAAGTCAATGAGAATGTGAAGGTCTACAGGGGactgatggaggaggggggagagggagggttttTAATAGGTTAGGATCTACCGGGAAGGAccggagagatgggagggattTACAACAAAGCCAATCAGCAAGCTTGGAGCCCCCTTTTTAGACCCCGTCAATGGAGAGACggtgacttcctgtttgtggatccaggacgtccccatGCGGCTGGCATGCGGACCATGACCAAGCATGGCCTCGTCTCAGCAGCTTGCCATCGCGTCATGGGAGTCGGGATCTGAGCCGCCCCGGCCAATcggctctccctccagcctgctgcTCACACGTCTCACCACATATGCCCGGGCTAACCACCCGGCTCATGTTGGGATTAAACTGAGGCGGGGGAGGAGTTTTATCTCGAAATGTCTTCGTCCTGTGGGCTCACAGATGCTCTTGAGAGCGTTTTGGGcgtgcgggagggagggaggggggggtgttcaGCCCCTGTGGCAggacagatggacagagggaTGTCTGCGCCAACACCAGATTCCCACATTCACATGGTTGACACCATGGCCCCCCAAGGACTCCAGTCAGGTGACGGTACAGTGTGTGAATGAACACGGCACCATGCGGAGACGGGGTACAGATGtgcgggcgcacacacacacaaacacacggcgAAACACacacccgggggggggggggggggggggggggggggggcgcacgaGGAACACACACCCGGGGGGCGCGCACATGGAACACACGCGCGCACGAAAACACGAGCTCCTCTCAaaggggaaaaggagaggagaagaaaaaagaaaaaaaaaggttcaTAAATAATGAAGAGGAGTTGAGAAGAACCAGTGAATGTTTCATGAATCTGGGACAACCTcagcatcatcatcctcatcgtaTTCTCTCAGTCAAGGCTTGCACGCGTTCACGGCATGACacgcagacaggaagacaggcacGGGGTGATGCAGTCAACGTGGTAGCgtggcagacaggtagacacaaGTAGACAGGCATGAGGAGAGGTGCGGTAGTCGACCTGGCAGTGAGAGACCCAGTCAGGGAGAAGGAGGTGACACCAAACCCCAGCGGGGGGCATGCTCATGTTCCACcgcccacacacagcatgcgggtgggaggacggagggacggatgggtggagggaggggtggagggtgctGGGACGTAGGGTCCGAGGACGGGGGGACGAGCAGATGGGGCTGTCCAGGCAGGGAGCTGCTCTCCTGGTGAACatctggagccttaatccaggcTAATCAGCCTGTAATTAAGACTCTTAAATCTGAGCACCGGAAATAATCGGGCAGTAATGCAGCGTGCCGTATCCCACGGTGACACACCCTGGgctcacacacactggggtCTGACATGATGAAATGCTGGATAgactgtgcatttgtgtgtgtgtgtgtttgctctccTCAGTGTGATTTATAGCACATGTAGCCTCATTGTCTTTCAAGCAAAGAAGTAAGAAAGAGTTAGGTTTTGGGTGTTACAGAACAGGGTATTAGAAGCCTTAGAAATAGAGCACACTGGGTGATCCTGCACACTGCCTGAAGCACAGAGAGCAggaaaggctgtgtgtgtgagaccctgTGACGCTGTGTGTGAGACCCTGTGACGCTGTGTGTGAGACCCTGTGACGCTGTGTAAGAGGccctgtgaggctgtgtgtgagaggccctgtgaggctgtgtgtgtgaggctgagtgtgtgagaccctgtgagggtgtgcgtgtgaggACCTGTGACGCTGTGTGTGAGACCCTGTGACGCTGTGTGTGAGACCCTGTGACGCTGTGTGAGAGACCCTGTGacgctgtgtgtgagaggccctgtgaggctgtgtgtgtgaggctgagtgtgtgagaccctgtgaggctgtgtgtgtgaggccctgagaggctgtgtgtgtgaggccctgagaggctgtgtgtgtgaggccctgagaggctgtgtgtgtgaggccctgtgaggctgtgtgtatgtgaggccctgtgaggctgtgtgtgtgaggccctgtgaggctgtgtgtgtgaggccctgtgaggctgtgtgtgtgagaccctgtgaggctgtgtgtgtgaggctgaatGTGTGAGACCctttgaggctgtgtgtgtgaggccctgagaggctgtgtgtgtgaggccctgtgaggctgtatgtgtgtgagaggcccctgtgaggctgtgtgtatgtgaggccctgagagcctgtgtgtgtgaggccctgtgaggctgtgtgtatgtgaggccctgagaggctgtgtgtgtgaggccctgTGAGGCTGTGCGAGGGGCGCCcggctcctcccctcaccttgtACGAGGATACGCAGGTCTCGGCTGCGGAGGCTGATGTCGTTGGCCACCTCGCACCTGTAGACGCCCGAGTCGTTCTTCTGCAGGGAGCGCAGGAACAGCAGGGTGTTGTTCACCACCTCTACGCCCTCGGGCATATCTCCGTCCagcctgaggaacacacacacacacagttaaataACAAGAAAAGAAACAGAACAGAAGTGTCTCATTTGTCTGTCATTTGGGTCCGTAGCACAAACACGCACCTGATCCACCTGAAGTGGTGGGCTGGAGGGTTGGAGTTGGCCTTGCAGGTCAGCTGGACGTTCTCCCGGCCCACGTACCAGTCCCCGTCGTAGCCCACCACAGAGATGTCGGGAGCATCTGCAGACAGAGCAGGAGAACGTCTGGTGAAACGCGACAGGGTGGACGTGACCCCGGCCCGCGCCGTGGGCCTCGGGCCCCCCGCTCCGCACACTCACACTGCACGTTGAGCTGGTAGGGGATCCTGA
Coding sequences within:
- the nectin3b gene encoding nectin-3-like protein, encoding MLLPEHRNYPHQQRHTVLFFILLCCMTGVWTSQVVVPHKVNAVLGKNVTLGCRVEVGSNLSLTQSTWERRLPSGSVTVAVYNPVFGISIPPDYARRLSFRSPSSLDATIILEDVGFADIGVYTCKVATFPLGNTQASTTVSVLVEPKVYVSAGSSPLIDGGNETVVATCIAERARPPAQVSWESNLFGQSEAQLLDEANGTTSTQVRYVWQPTRHVQGLALACVVRHPALQADFRIPYQLNVQYAPDISVVGYDGDWYVGRENVQLTCKANSNPPAHHFRWIRLDGDMPEGVEVVNNTLLFLRSLQKNDSGVYRCEVANDISLRSRDLRILVQDPPTTSMPSTTPAPVLPAASSSSSGGDKRQVLFTSPTLAALPSSNLGSIVGGAVGGALFLLLLLSLGGVCYLRQQQTFRGNYYTKQYLGPLDMQKAPAQHELQPTKTGNNYGSNHQDRDREEWGDRERNHDRRHLNDQSHCHEMGGKANGHTRAMREAHQHQEHPRYSSPQQPGHARYVPPAAPAANGSPYLSDDCYDSGPEGDYVSHTDGSVISRREWYV